The genomic interval AAAGCTCAGAAATAACCACACACAAGAACTGACTGAACAAGATTTCATTCGTAAACCTTGTCGAGATTTTCAAGGAACTCTCAACCTCCCAAACAAACTTTCAAGATCATTAACAGTACAATCCTTATTCTCACCTCTGCTTTTATAGAAGCAGATGACTAACTACTTTCTAAACAATCGTATGTAGTAAAACACAAGAATACAAATGTAAAACGCAACTATCTATTTACATCCTGAAACGCATCTTTTAAATAAAGCTCTAAAAGCAgcttctaagaaaataaaacgcAACACTTCTCTGAAGACTAAAACGATTCATTTCATTAAACCGTTTCCTTCTCTTAATTCCACTCGACGAGTAAAATCGTTGCATCAAACTTCTTAACGGCTTCATAACAGACTTCCCTCCATAGCTTTACTGGTCTGCACCACTTCAAGGCCTCTGCCAAGCACCCGTGACAATCTCCACCACTTCAAGGCCTTGCCCACAAGGCACCCGTGACAATCATTGCAAGACAGTTCCTACCAAGTGAGGGTACAAAGATCTGAGTTTCCACAGCTTTTCCCAAGAACTATCCTCAATAGATACCCCAACCCACTTAATCAATACCTCAGTTGAAGCCTGATTCCCCaccttcttcattcttctttctAAAATAAGTTCAGGTTTAGGTTGCACATTCCCTTCACTGTCAACAGGACGTAAAGTAGATAATGGAGAAATTTGATCTCCAAGTTTCTTTTTCAAGCAAGATACATGGAAAACAGGATGTATTCTTGCTGAAGATGGTAAATTCAATTTGTATGCCACTTGACCAATCTTTTCAACAATCTGGAAGGGACCATAAAATCGAGGGGCCAGTTTCATATTCCTTCTCAATGCCACTGATTTTTGTCAATATGGCTGCAGTTTAAGGAACACCCAATCTCCCACTTCGAGGACTCTTTCAGTTCTCTTCTTATCAGCATACCACTTCATTCTACTTTGTgccttttccaaattctcctTTCAAAGAGAAAGTACTTCATC from Juglans regia cultivar Chandler chromosome 2, Walnut 2.0, whole genome shotgun sequence carries:
- the LOC108995708 gene encoding uncharacterized protein LOC108995708 — its product is MTPFQALYGICPPKLLTYVPVALRRNMKLAPRFYGPFQIVEKIGQVAYKLNLPSSARIHPVFHVSCLKKKLGDQISPLSTLRPVDSEGNVQPKPELILERRMKKVGNQASTEVLIKWVGVSIEDSSWEKLWKLRSLYPHLVGTVLQ